A window of Ruminiclostridium herbifermentans genomic DNA:
TAGGAATTTAGCAGTTACATTTGTATTTTTATCTTCCTTGTCATAGTCATCTTGATTAAACTCTGTTCTAGTCTCCACAGGCCCCACATATTTTGAAGGTGTAACTGCTGATAAGTTTGAGGAATCAGTTTTAACTGCTCTGACCTTTATATAATACCTTGTATTAGGTTTTAAAGGTAAATGCTCCACAGACCCATCAGGTAATATAGTGGGAACTAGTTTTATTCTTGCATTATATGTATAGTAGTTAGTATTTAACTGGCTGTTCTGTTTTTCAATATAATATGGATAAGTATGTGTTGATATATCAACATACTTCTCTAAATCAACATCGTTATCCAATACAGCATAATTGCTGTCATCAGCAGTTTTAATGGCAATCTCATAGCCAGAGTATGCGTCTATTGCATTGCCTTGCCATTTTAAGTCTATTTCATAATAGTCATTTCTTGTTTTTAGTCTGAGATTACTAATGTTTTCATTGTTAGTCATTCTTATGATCTTTATATCATAGGTTGTATCTGGCTTAAGTTCAAACAATCTACCATAATACACACTTTCGTCCTTAACTATTTTATAGTCTGCCTTAGGAAGTGTGATATAATTGCTTTCATTGGATTTCTTCAGCAGTATGGAATAATTGTCAGTTGTCATTCCAGGAGTAGTATCAAACCAATAGAAAGCTAATTCACAGTCGTTTACAACTTGCAGATTTGAAGGGCTTTCAATTAGTGATGTAGTTACTGGAATTGATACCCATACACTACTTTTTGTACCTGAAGCACTTACAATTTCAGCTCTAATAGTAAAGTAATAAATTTTGTTTGGATATAGCCATGTGTCTATAGTATATCTGCATTTTTTTGTTACACTGTTATATTCAAAATTTGCTGGCAAAGGATCAACATTAGGATTTAATGTTAATTTTGATTCATTATTATCTATATTATTATCCTTGTTTCCAAATGATTTAATAAAACTTTGATATATGGAATCAAGTAAAATACTGCTATCAGTGTCTGAGGTATCAGCCTCTACTTTCTTTGAAGTTGCTATAAGATTGTATTGCGCTGCATTCTCATTAACAGTCCACTCAAATGTTACAGTTTGCCCAGTAATCATTGGATTGCCATCAACATCTGTTGCAATAGAAAAATCTGTTGGAGCCAATGGTCTTTCAGCAGTATCATCTGGTTTAAGTTCTCCTGCTCTAGGAGTAGTAATAGGCAGCAATACTGTTTGTATTGACTGTCTTTCCTCCTGCTCATTTACCATTTTTAGCCTTACTTTTACCATAAAATAATATGTAGTATTAGGTGCTAATGAATATCCAAAGGAAGCAACACTATTACTTGCAGTAAACTTATTGATTGTAGCATATACCCAAGTTGTACTGCCTAATTTTTGCTTTGTAAAGGCAACATCCTCTAAAACACTTGTTGTATCGGTTGTTCCAATCAATTTAAATGAACTTGGATCTGTTCTGTAACTCATGTATAAGTCATAAATAACTTCATCATTATCACTATGCTTAGTAGTATAATTACTCCAATCTATATCTAAGTCGTTAAATCTAATTTGCACTGTCGCTTCTGCAGGGTCAGTAACACTGCTAGGTTTTACAGTAGTATTAACCCATTCAAGAGTACTTGGAATAGGAACATCTCTGCCTGATGTTGTAAGTGTTGTAAAGCTGGTTACTAAAGATTTCTCGGACATTATAGTGCTATCGTAAGCAGCCCCTCTATTGACAGCCTTTGTTGTATACATTTGCAAATAATATGTTTTGTTTGGAAGAAAATATGTAGGATAGTTTTCATTATTTGGAATAGTTATTGGATTACCATTCTCATCTTCTCCTTTAAACAGATCAAATCCTTTAAATTTATATACCAACTTGTCTCCTGAATCATCGATATTAGGTGAATTAGCACTTATATATTTCACCAGTCTATACTTAACAGGAAACATACCATAGTTTTTCCCGTTAGCCTCCAAGTACGGTGTTGGTACTATATTAAGGTCTTCCGCATCTATATTTAACATGAAGTGAAAATATATATCATTTGCAAGATTTCCCTTTATTTGATCCCAATTGCTTGGTTTGTCCCATGATATTGTAACATCAGAAGAATTATCAGTAATACCGCTGGCAGCAGTTGGCATAGCCAAATCCACACCTATTACTCTTATATTCTTTGGTACAGGAGGTCTTGCAGTATCATCCTGCATTTTATATGCTAGATTTAAAGATTGTATTCTATCTGCAACACTGTCAGACTTTACAACTACTCTGTAATAAATAGTGTTTTTTGAGTTGATACCATCTATACCTGTTATTGCATATTCTCCATCAAAATAGGAGTCATCCAGCTTTTTTCTTCTAGTCCAGCTAGTATCCTGTGATGATGGTACATTGCTTGTCTGAACCTCATAATAAAGTTTAGGCATATTAACGCCACCCTGATTAATACGATATATACGTACATACACGGTGTCAAAAGTATCTTTAGTCAATTGAAATCTTATTGGAGTATATGTATAGTCTGTGGAGCCTAAAAGTGGATTTTCAGCCAAACCGTCCGCAACAGCTCCTACATAATTCTTATCACTATCAACAAATAATGTGTTCATGCTCATTTTATAAATTGTACCAGGAAGTATTTCCTGATGAGCTAAAACATATTGATTATCTCCTGCTACAGCAATAGCCTGTGGCAGTGTAGACAATCCTGTTTGCGGATTTACTGCATTTATAAGGATGTCATCTCTTGAAGGAATAATAGTTAATTTATCTTTAACACCTAATAAATAAAATGAACACTGACCAGTGGAACTATCCCATTTTACATCAGAGTAAACTGTATTTTGTGTTTCACCTGAGACAGTAGCTGTATATAAACCGTTATCACCCATGGACAAAATTACATTTGCTAGCGATGATTCTCCTGTAATGTTTACACTGAAATTCAAATATCTAATACTTCCATCTATTTGTGAAAGCACTGCACTTTCGTTAGCGTATTGAATAGTATTTGTCGCATTATTAAAAACTCGAGGAATATTCCATTTTAGCTTGATTGATGGATAATCACCTGTTTCTACACCACCACCAGGTATTGTTACAGCCTGCTGCTCAACCTGCTCAGCATAAAATGAAACTTGAGGTAAAAAATACAACCTTCCAACAAATGTTTGTGCACTGCTGTTAACCAGTGAAACTTTAAAGTCATATATAATATCAGCTTGCATTCCAGGTATTGAAGCCGAATTTTTGGTTATATCAATAGGCAGTGAGATAGTATCATAACCCACAGCACTTGGAACATGATATTCAATAGTACCGCTAGTCACATTTGGAACTGCATCCCAATGAATATTTACAACTCCTGTACTTTTGCTATAGCTATCTATGTAAACCTTTATCGCAACATCAGCCGCAAATACTGGCTGAATTATTCCCGTAAAAATTGGGAAAATCATACTTAAAATCAAAACTGCAGATATTAGTCTTAATTTAGTCTTCATAAAATACCCCCGATTGTATAATTACTAAAGTCAATTTTGTTGACAAAAACCTTCGCATATAAAATATTAAAGAAACAATTTTTATGCTAATTTTATATCGTCATTATAACATTATTTACTTACAGTTGCGGGAAAGTTGTAAAGAAATCGTAAAGAAAGTAGGATAAAAAATACCCAACCTCACAAAGTGAAATTGGGCATTTTTTATATTTTACTTATTCAATTATTAGTTCTTAATCGCAGTACTTCTCACATTAATCAATGCAAGTTTTTCTTAATAGCTTCCTGTAATTGTAATACCACTTACTTCACATGAAGCTGTTCCACCATCTGCAGACTTAATACCTGCTGCTGCCAGTATTGTAATCTTATCACCAGTCTTTACAGTAATACCAGTCATATTTGTTAGTTTGATTGTTAATGTCTTTTTGTCAGCGCTCCAGGTAATATTCGCTGCAGGCTGTACTCCCCAACTGTGAACTGTCTTTCCATCTGAGGCAACAAGGGTAAAGTTCTTAATAAGATTACTTGCCAATATTTCAGGAGCATTTGTAGCCTGGTCAAAAGTAATCTTTATTGTATCCCCTGCATCAACCTTACTTGCCGTGCCTCCATTTGCCATAACAACACTTATTACTTTTGGCACTGATGTGAAGCTTCCGCCAATAATTGCACTTGAGTTACAAACATCAGTAGTACCATCAGCATCAGTCAAGCCCCATGTAGGACTAACGGCAATTTTATCTCCAACTGTAACTCCTGTCTGAGTTATATCATTAAAGGTTATAGTTAGTACTCTGTCACTTGCTACATTATTCGTAGGGTCAGCATCAGTGTTAACAGGATCAGAATAGTCAATCCACTCTACTAATATATTTGATCCCCAAGACTTAGCAATCTTTCCAGTGGAATCAGTAAGTATTAGGTAGTTTGCAATATCAGCAGCAGTTATCGCTGGACTATTTGTAGGCTGATCAAAGGTTATTACCAATCGCTCACCATTAGAGAATCCAATGTCATTATTTGTATTTACTGCTTTAATGCTTTCTATTACAGGTACTGTATGGAAGCTGCCTGTCAATTTTCCTGTTGAAGTATAATTTGCCGAAGTATTAGCAGCATTCTTTATTCCTGCTGTTGATAATAGTCTCACCTCATCACCAATCTTCAGAGTTGAATCTGCCATGGAATTGTAGATAATAGTAATTATATTTCCTGCTGTATTCCAACTAACAGAATCAATATCTGAACCCCAATCGCTTGTTGTAAGCCTATTACCACTAGCATCCCATGTGCCTACTTGGAAATTATCCTTCAAATATGCTACTGACAATGCTGGTTTATTTGTATTTTCTTCAAATTCTATTGTTACAAAATTCTTATTAAGAGTATCATCAGCTGCTGCAGGTGAAGCAACTACTTTTAGTGCACATGCTGTAAATTGAATTACCTGTGCTGCACTTGCAAGCTTTAGTTTTGTAGCCTTTTCTCTAATGAGAACCTTTTTAGTTCCTGCAAAATCGCCCTCAACAAGACCATTTATCCATGGACCGCCATTGATACTATATTCATGAGTAATTAACAAACCACTGATTGTATTAGTAGTATCATTGTATATAAGTCCCGGTGCTGGCATCGGCACTGGTATGTTAACAACTGTCTTTGGAGCCGATGGCAGTTCTGAATCAGTAGTAGCAGTAGGTGAAGTGGCTGCAATTCTTACGTCCAAATTACCCTGTTCAAATACTACATTCGTCACTGTAGAAGAAGCATTAATCTTATTCCATGGACTACCATTAATCCTATACTGCATGTCAATAGTTGAATTATTTATAATCTTACCAGCAGCAATATCATAGTCTATTAATGAAGTATTAATAATGCTGTCATCTGCCCTTGTTAATATAATAGGTGTTCTCATATTTGATGTATTTGCAGCTTCTCTCATATAAACTGCAATCATCTGGGC
This region includes:
- a CDS encoding S-layer homology domain-containing protein, coding for MKTKLRLISAVLILSMIFPIFTGIIQPVFAADVAIKVYIDSYSKSTGVVNIHWDAVPNVTSGTIEYHVPSAVGYDTISLPIDITKNSASIPGMQADIIYDFKVSLVNSSAQTFVGRLYFLPQVSFYAEQVEQQAVTIPGGGVETGDYPSIKLKWNIPRVFNNATNTIQYANESAVLSQIDGSIRYLNFSVNITGESSLANVILSMGDNGLYTATVSGETQNTVYSDVKWDSSTGQCSFYLLGVKDKLTIIPSRDDILINAVNPQTGLSTLPQAIAVAGDNQYVLAHQEILPGTIYKMSMNTLFVDSDKNYVGAVADGLAENPLLGSTDYTYTPIRFQLTKDTFDTVYVRIYRINQGGVNMPKLYYEVQTSNVPSSQDTSWTRRKKLDDSYFDGEYAITGIDGINSKNTIYYRVVVKSDSVADRIQSLNLAYKMQDDTARPPVPKNIRVIGVDLAMPTAASGITDNSSDVTISWDKPSNWDQIKGNLANDIYFHFMLNIDAEDLNIVPTPYLEANGKNYGMFPVKYRLVKYISANSPNIDDSGDKLVYKFKGFDLFKGEDENGNPITIPNNENYPTYFLPNKTYYLQMYTTKAVNRGAAYDSTIMSEKSLVTSFTTLTTSGRDVPIPSTLEWVNTTVKPSSVTDPAEATVQIRFNDLDIDWSNYTTKHSDNDEVIYDLYMSYRTDPSSFKLIGTTDTTSVLEDVAFTKQKLGSTTWVYATINKFTASNSVASFGYSLAPNTTYYFMVKVRLKMVNEQEERQSIQTVLLPITTPRAGELKPDDTAERPLAPTDFSIATDVDGNPMITGQTVTFEWTVNENAAQYNLIATSKKVEADTSDTDSSILLDSIYQSFIKSFGNKDNNIDNNESKLTLNPNVDPLPANFEYNSVTKKCRYTIDTWLYPNKIYYFTIRAEIVSASGTKSSVWVSIPVTTSLIESPSNLQVVNDCELAFYWFDTTPGMTTDNYSILLKKSNESNYITLPKADYKIVKDESVYYGRLFELKPDTTYDIKIIRMTNNENISNLRLKTRNDYYEIDLKWQGNAIDAYSGYEIAIKTADDSNYAVLDNDVDLEKYVDISTHTYPYYIEKQNSQLNTNYYTYNARIKLVPTILPDGSVEHLPLKPNTRYYIKVRAVKTDSSNLSAVTPSKYVGPVETRTEFNQDDYDKEDKNTNVTAKFLDLIEKLEQEPYWEIGSGNGVTNKIYVRDDKVKDLLEQAGRFTCTIDISNSPSYIYKDEIYLAKDILDAIKSNDKSVIIKCKDVEYTIRPGTFDTDNMKEFKSALEGDEKTKSDDAKDVFLKLNNTQSTSAQPSIPANTAIASKMNVLSAQAVASTMTNDAINELIKNQLYNDKTGLVQKKVDIIKNPNNTKTQGNVKDSEVMEYLNKLYDEVKSELSYYLEDTLEGVGYKEGVLTKTYNISKFSSPLGVRMPYKSESITNPYVVYGNSASWQKLTQNLKHDGGYLSYFVNSPGKYVVLSLKDVSATVSNDSAAKPYIAKLAANYDLAAVFPGIETSFNSELKITVKESILLYELIVETTVDKQTDIKTKAKTYGIDKLINITNVNRNITRQEAAAIIIKLYCLRTGADYNKLKASYNKAIKDDKDIAERYAIPVYLSLKMGLMTLDSSSRFYPAQEINRGQFATVLQKMLEL